One Natronomonas gomsonensis genomic window, GCGTGGCTCTCGGAATGACGCTCCATCTCAGATGGGAAGCACCGAGAACCCGAAGACGTAGCCGGAGACGATGTCGGCGGCGAACAGCAGGAAGACGACGACGGCAGCGTAGTGAAACCAGCCGCTGTCGAAGCGCTGACTCCCGCGGTGAAACACGAGGGCGGTAAGCAGACTCACGGGGACGATAGCGAGCATCTCGCCGACCCAGATGCCGGGGTGGATGCCGTACTGGACGGCGAGGCTGATGGTGACGAGTTGGGTCTTGTCGCCGAACTCGGCGACACCCATCACCGAGAGCGCCGTGAGGTAGCCGCCGGCCTGCTCGACGACCCCTTCGTCGTCGAGACCCGGACCGTCCCCGGGAGGGCCGCCGTCGGTACGGGCCACCGGGTCCCCGGAGTCGCCATCACGGTGCAGTGAATAAAGAATCAGCCCAGCGAAGACGACGAACAGTCCGGCCGTGATGGCGTCGAGGTACATCTCCGGGAGCGCGTTCTTGAGCGCCTCGCCGAGCAGTATCTCGAGGGCCGTCCACCCGCCGAAGGCGGTGGCTGCTCCGGCGACGACCCAGTAGGGGTTGTACCGCGTTGAAAGCCCCGCAATGACGAACTGGCCCTTCTCGCCGGGAAGTGCCAGCAACTGCAGCAGGAATGCGGTCGTAAGTACCTCTATCCACCCGGCCATCGTCCGCGCTTCGAGACGACGCCGTATGAAAACACCGAGATGACGCAGGGGCAGTGTTCGGGGGCACTCGATCGCCTGTTCAGCAGTATTTAACCGGTGTCCTGAGAAAAGGACCCCATGGAAGTCAAGACGGTAGACGATGCGGGGTTCTCCTTCCGGCGAGCCGCGCTGTACACGGCCATCACGGCAGCGCTGGTCGCCATCGTTCTCGCCCCGACGCTCGTCTACAGCGAGTATCCGCGGTTCCTCAACACCCTGTTGCTGGTGGGGCTTCTCGGACTCGTCGGGCGGACGTTCCTCTCGGCGCTGCTGTCGTTTCGCGGCGCCAACACCCCCGAGTTGACGCGCTCCGACGAGGACCTCCCCGCAGTCAGCGTCGTCATCC contains:
- a CDS encoding TMEM165/GDT1 family protein translates to MAGWIEVLTTAFLLQLLALPGEKGQFVIAGLSTRYNPYWVVAGAATAFGGWTALEILLGEALKNALPEMYLDAITAGLFVVFAGLILYSLHRDGDSGDPVARTDGGPPGDGPGLDDEGVVEQAGGYLTALSVMGVAEFGDKTQLVTISLAVQYGIHPGIWVGEMLAIVPVSLLTALVFHRGSQRFDSGWFHYAAVVVFLLFAADIVSGYVFGFSVLPI